The Corynebacterium atypicum genome contains the following window.
CTTTCTTCTTGTGCCGGGCGCGCGGAATGCGCGGCCAGCCGAAGTCCCGCAGGAGCCCCTGCACCGCGAGCTCCATCGCCGTGATGGGAAAGGCGATCTTGGAAAAGGAAGCGTTTTGGGGCAGGTAGCCGACCTCGGTCAGCTGCTGGGCGGAGCTGACCGGCTTGCCCAACACCTCGATCGTTCCTGTGTTGAATCGCAGCTCGCCGATGAGAAGCTTCACTAGCGTGGATTTGCCGCAGCCATTGCTGCCGGTCAAGCACACACACTCGCCTTCGTCTACGTGAAGCGAGATGTCACGCAGCACCGGGGTCTCGGTGTAGCCAAAAATTAGCCCTTTGACGTCAATCGTGCGCTCGGCGGTCTGATCCACGATGCCGGTTGTCACTTCAGCCCCTCATGTAGGTTGTTCATATTAAATTGCAGGTAGTCGACGTAGTCGCGCTGCGGGTGCTCATCGCCCTTGACGTATTCCATCGACGCCAGGGGCAGGACCTTTCCGCCGACCTCGTCGACGATGGTGCGCGAACCCGGGTCGGCTTGGCCGAGCTCGTTGAAGACGACCTGAATGTTGTTGTCTTTGACGTACCGGATTGCC
Protein-coding sequences here:
- a CDS encoding metal ABC transporter ATP-binding protein, producing MTTGIVDQTAERTIDVKGLIFGYTETPVLRDISLHVDEGECVCLTGSNGCGKSTLVKLLIGELRFNTGTIEVLGKPVSSAQQLTEVGYLPQNASFSKIAFPITAMELAVQGLLRDFGWPRIPRARHKKKVAEVFESLGLTPQLNVPFNELSGGLQQRVLIARALLAEPKLLILDEPTTGVDKESRVQFLHLLEELRTQKNLGMLIVTHDVRLIQQYMEVTRVCSIEEGRLVNA